The DNA region ATCTGCCACCGTTTTTGCGaccacctcctcctcctactcttgcTGCCCTCGACGACCCTGGCCTCCGCGCCAGCATCCTTGGGCCCCGCTGCCGCTCTGCTCCAGGTTCTTGGGCTTCCCGAAGAGCCCCGGAGTGTTCCTACGCTCCGACCTGTACCTCCTGTCATGTGGCGCCTATTCCGCCGCCGCGACCCCCAGGAGGCCAGAGTGGGGCGCCCTCTACGGCCATGCCACGTGGAAGAACTGGGGGTCGCCGGAAACATCGTGCGCCACATCTCCGACAGCGGTGAGTAGGGGGTTGTGGTTGGGCAAGGGTTCATGAGGCTAAGGGTCCCCCACGAAACCTGTCCAGCCTGGTAGCAAGCTGGGACCTTGTTTTCTTAGTCCTCTAAAAGCAAGGACACACGCTGGTGGCTTCCCAGTGTCCAATCTTAGCCCTGCCCCCAATCCCGCCACTTCATATCCTTTGATGCCTTCCTTCAGGTCACTTTCCTGGGTCCCCAGGTACTATCTGGCACGTCTCCTTCTGCCCATGTCTGCAACGAGGCATGGCGCCCCACAGTGTCCCCTCCTTGCAGTGGGTGCTCTGCCCCCATCCCATCCATCAGTGGGGCTCCTATCTCTCAGcacttcccttcctccttgtCTCAGCCCAGCCCGTTTGCCGGGACATCGCGCCATGTCCGCTCTCTCCTTGCACCTCCAGGTCTGTCCTCCAGGCCCGCACAGCCTGCCAGGACCTCGGGGCTGTGCCCCGAGTGGACAGTCGTCTTTGACTTGTCGAGCGTGGAGCCCACAGAACGCCCAACACGCGCGCGCCTAGAGTTGCGGCTGGAGGCTGAGAGCGAAGATACACGAGGGTGGGAGCTAAGCGTGGCGTTGTGGGCCGAGGCAGAGCATCTTGGGCCTGAGCTGCTGCGTGTGCCGGTGCCACCGGGGCTGCCCCTGCGCGCGGACCTACTGGGGACTGCAGTAGCTGCCAACGCATCAGTGCCGTGCACCCTGCGCCTGGCGCTGTCACTGCACCCTGGGGCCACTGCAGCCTGTGGGCGCCTGGCTGAGGCCTCGTTGCTGCTGGTGACGCTGGACCCACGCCTGTGTCCCTTGCCTCGGTCGCGGCGCCACATGGAGCCCAGGGAAGGAGGTGGTCCAGTGGGCACATGTCGCACCCGACGGTTGCATGTGAGCTTCCGTGAGGTGGGTTGGCACCGTTGGGTGATCGCGCCGCGTGGCTTCCTAGCCAACTTCTGCCAGGGCACGTGCGCACTACCCGAAACGCTGAGGGGACCCGGCGGGCCGCCTGCACTCAACCATGCTGTGCTGCGCGCGCTCATGCACGCAGCTGCTCCCACCCCGGGTGCAGGATCGCCCTGCTGCGTGCCAGAACGCCTGTCGCCCATCTCTGTGCTCTTCTTCGACAATAGTGACAACGTGGTGCTGCGACACTACGAGGACATGGTGGTGGATGAGTGTGGCTGCCGCTGACCACCCGGGACACCCTTTTGGGGAACGGCCCCACGCAAAAGCAGGGACCGTTTGTTCATGTTTTATTGTTGACAAAAAGCTTAAAACAAATTTGACTAAAAATTAAGTTCCATTGCGTTGGCGCAGGTGTGCCTGGGTAGGGGTTGGGTGGCTGCCGCGGGAGGTGGGGGTCCGGGGCAGGGCGCCCAGCAATGAGGCCTCCACCCTTGATGGGGAAGAACCCGCAGGCCGTGCTCACGAGTTCGCCTGTGGCCTCTGAAGCTCAAACTCAAAACAAATCCTCCCGCTGCGGTGCAGGCGGTGATCCCAGGCTGCGGGGCTCGGGCTTCTCAGCGCTGCCTCTCCGGAAGCTTCTTGCATCTCCCAGGTCCAACAGTCAGGTCTTAGAGACAAACTGATCCAAATACTTCCCATACTCCTTTGAAAGAAtctttgagggggaaaaaaagggaaagaaaaaaacaaaaaaaaaacaaaacaaacaaacaaacaaaaaaaaaaaacagaaaaaccccaaacaccgtattttctttaaatgaaaccCCTTAGCGCTGGGACCGCGCGCTGATGCTCCTGGCCGCCCGCTTGGGCACAGAAACGCGAAGTTCGTCCTGCTAAAACGTAGCCCCTCAATCacgagaaacaaagaaaaagaacagcgGGGCCGGTCCTGGCGAGGCCTCTCCCTCTGGCGGGCACGGCGCTGGGCCGGCCTCGCAGCGGTGCGGGCCTCTCTCCTCTCGCCGCCCGCAGGGGGCGCCCGCTCCTCGGCGCTCCGCTCTGTCGTCCTCCCTGGCCGCTCTCTGCTCGCTCtcgcttctctttcctctcctctcctcggCTGCTCACACAGTGGTGCTTCAGTTTTAGCAGTGGAAAACAggtatccatttatttttattttttattacccAGAATAAGATGCTGATAGACTAAGCCACATAGCTTAGCTCTTCCGCCGCTACCTGTGATCAGGGACAGGATTAGAGATGTCAGGGCCAGCAAACACCCCCATCCACTCGCCCATTCTGGCTGGGAAGACCCTGTGTGCACGCCTGTGCAGGGAGCTGAACCCACTAGAGAACTTGCCTTCTAGTACTGGGACAGCCCGGTGACCCCGCCGTGCTGGTATGCCCGCTCTCCCTGGTATGTGGAGTCTTGTGAGAGTGCCACGTCAATCTGTGATTTAAACTCATCACCGAGGTAGCTGTCCTGAAAGGCAAAGGTAGTGTGAACATGGCCAGGAAAGCCACTAGCCCACAGCCACCCAGTCCTCAGACCCCAGAGGATGAGAAGAAACCCAATACTGCAGCCTGAGTGGCAGGATGACAGTCGCGGTCACTCACCCTTCAGAAAGGCACCCTTATGGTCTCATGTGTggtttccctcccacccccacttctcTGCTGTACGATGATGGCCCACCTGGGACAATTCTGGCTGGGAGAGGCCAGGCTGGCTCATCTGGGAGGGCTGGCTCATGGACACGTAACCCTGTGTGAGGGCGCCCTGTGAAAAGGGCTGGGAGGCCacgtcctggctggcctggctgtTGGGAAGGGTGGTCTGGCTGGGCCCAGGAAGCCCAAAGCGGTTCTTCTGGCGGCCCCCACGGCCAGTCTTGCTTTTTGGGGTACCCCGACCTGAAAGACAGCAGTGGAATATAGCAAGCTCTACCTAAAGCTAGGAGAGGAGCCTGGGCAGTGGGGATAAAACCACTTACCAGCTGCCGGCCCATTGGCCTGTCCGAAGTAGCCAGGTGGTGGCATGGGAGGCATAACCAAGTTGAAGGGAATGGGGATGTTCATGGCAGCCACATGGCTGGGGCCTGCGCTGATCATGCTAATCTGGTCATGGGTCTGGAAGTACATGTTCGAGGGCCGGCCTGCAAAACACTTGGAGTCAGATGCAGGGCTCTAATGGACACTGGCTGCCTCGAACTAGCTTAGCTGCTGGGCCAGCCAGACATGGAGTGAGGTTGAGTGTATTTGACATTCAGGGTACTGTCAGAGGGTAAGAAATGACAGAAGGGTTGGTAAGGATCTGGCCACGATGGAACTTTCTAGGCACcttggaagcttccagaaggcAGAAGCCAGCCTAGCTAAGGTAGGCACAGGGTTTGTTGCAGGACACAAGCAGCACTCAGGCAGACAGGTGGCCCCAGTAGCTCTAAAGGCCCAAACCCCTAGCAGAGGCCAGCTCTTGGGGACTTGGAAAATCTACAGACACCTACTAGACAAACTCCAGATGGAGACCACCCATGGGGTGACAGGTTCAGAGTGGGACATGGGAAGGTAAACACACTGGTGCTTGCCAGGAAGGCTCACCCTGGCTGCTGCGGTCATAGACAGATCCAGGGATGATGGCCTCACGGGCATCATACATGGCAGTAGTCATGAAGCGGGCCCCCTGCAGGGTGGCATAAGAGTGAGGAATGTATCAGTCAACAGCAGCAGAGGCTAAGAGCTCCCAGTCTTCCCAGGTCCCAGGCGAGACCCTTGGCCCACCGGGTTGACAGTGTTGACAAGTTTGCGAGGCTTGCTGAACTGCATGAGGCTCTCACGTAGGTTGTTGAGCGGCCCCTCCACCAGCGCCTTCTGCTCCTTATAGTAGCTCAGCAGGTGGTTCCACAGTGGCTGCTTCGACAGTGCCTTTGGGTTACCCACAATGATCACGCCATATCTGCAGGGCAACCAACATGCTGAGCCCATGGCCATACCCACTCAACTCCACAGTCTAGGGTTAGCACCTTTAATGTGACGAgttgggtgctaagaaccaaacaaCACTGGCCAACACATGAGGTGGCACGTAAGCAGCAGTGGGAGCTCTGGGTGTGACTCGCAGCTCAATCTGTGTCCTATAGGATTATGTAGTTGAGTTCCTGAATCAGTAGGGCAGCAAGAAGGCCATAGCCCCCAAATGTGTACTTCCTGGACAGATATGGGTAAAATGGATCAGAGGGAGGGGCTTCTTGTGTAGGATGGAGGGTGGATGGTAGCAATGGGCAGTGGCTTACCTCGCTCTGGTGAGAGCCACATTGAGACGCCGGGGGTCATTTAGGAATCCAATACCCTGGTGTTCATTGGCGCGCACGCAGGACAGAATGATGAAGTCCTTCTCCCGGCCCTGGAAGGCGTCCACACTGGCaatctccacttcctgagtgaGACAGTGTCCTGTCAGTCACAACCTGGCCCCTcgctctcctgcctcttccttcagctgtACATTAAATATGGTACAGCCAGATGCTACAAGTCCCCAGTGACAGAGATACCACAGGCccaatgaagcagagactgagtaGGCTCCAAGGTGCCAGTCCTTGGCCATGGTATTAGCCAACCATAGCTCTCCATCTGTCACATGCCCAGACAATGGACAAGTACCCATGCCcctcaggtgggaccagctgtCCTGCCCCTTCCTGTCTAGCCCTGGATGGCTCTCGTTCTGAGACAAAACCTTACTCAACAGCTCTAGCTGTCTTGAAGCTCACAATCAAAGCtaacctcaaattcatagagacctACCTGTTCATGTCACTGAAGTGCTGACACAGCACCACACTCtttctacttctgcctccagCCAAAAGATGCACTTACTGTGGCCCAAGGTGCTGATGGTGTCAGGCAGCCCTGCACATACATGATGTGTACTCATGTACTTTCTCCTAATGGCTGGGCATGGGGGTACCTGGTAGAGCTTTGTGTGCAGGGAGCCGCTGAACTGCATGTACTGCACCAAGTAGGAGCGCTGGCCCTCGTAGGGTGTGATGATGCCAATCTGGTCAGGCTTTGCACCTGCCTTCAACAGCTTTGTAGTTATCTTCTCCACATTGGCTGCCTCCGTCCTGAGAACATCTGGCTGTCAGTGAAAGGCTCCTCACAGGTCCCCAGCCTGGTAGACCTCCAGTAACCAAATGGGTACAGGAGGCCACATGATAGTTGCCCACCCCTGCCATTTTGAGGCCCCAGGAGAAACAAAGAGCCTTGTGTCTTCCCTCACATGCTGTAACAAGCAGAGCGACCCAGGGAGTAAGAAGCTATGGGTCTCGGGTCAGAGCCAAGGGTGAGAATGGCTCCATACCAGGGATGCAGCTGCACACCTGTTGAGGTAGGATGTGCCAGAACTGGCAATCTCCTCCTGGCCCTGTGTCACATAGAAGAACATGGGCTTGTCAGGCTGTGGCCACTGGAAGTCAAACCCTTTCTTGACACGATCCGCTGTTAAGGAAAGACAGAAGGTGTCACCACTGAGAAGCCCAGGGGTCAATCAAGTACACCCACACTGAGGGCAGCAAAAGGGCTGGGTCAACACTTTAAGACAGTACAGGAGGAAGCTTCCTGTGCTGAGCGGTGACCTAGAGCAGCAGAACCCAGGAAACAACCAGGGCCTCACACACTCTAGCAGTCACACACAGAAGAGATGGTCCAGGCAGGACTTGGACAGCAGAG from Mastomys coucha isolate ucsf_1 unplaced genomic scaffold, UCSF_Mcou_1 pScaffold22, whole genome shotgun sequence includes:
- the Gdf1 gene encoding embryonic growth/differentiation factor 1, with protein sequence MLPICHRFCDHLLLLLLLPSTTLASAPASLGPAAALLQVLGLPEEPRSVPTLRPVPPVMWRLFRRRDPQEARVGRPLRPCHVEELGVAGNIVRHISDSGLSSRPAQPARTSGLCPEWTVVFDLSSVEPTERPTRARLELRLEAESEDTRGWELSVALWAEAEHLGPELLRVPVPPGLPLRADLLGTAVAANASVPCTLRLALSLHPGATAACGRLAEASLLLVTLDPRLCPLPRSRRHMEPREGGGPVGTCRTRRLHVSFREVGWHRWVIAPRGFLANFCQGTCALPETLRGPGGPPALNHAVLRALMHAAAPTPGAGSPCCVPERLSPISVLFFDNSDNVVLRHYEDMVVDECGCR